The following proteins come from a genomic window of Sorghum bicolor cultivar BTx623 chromosome 3, Sorghum_bicolor_NCBIv3, whole genome shotgun sequence:
- the LOC8078134 gene encoding uncharacterized protein LOC8078134 isoform X1 translates to MASGEGAGEGWEAAVRAEVGAVAWWEDPDSADLRARFKAFTGQRSDWPQPTVLFWKDLLLRVARRLRVCSAPAHLVTSAWFARPGGLTPLCLPQVLEEMRADGDILLKSELIDPSSGSLHQLVRRVSLMTIGSRRTVSQEDILVFKLLVEERAADIARQLGDSHWTSTCVVTISKFNSFFVDREDAHVALCFLTQSGKARYLSGRKQEPIELHSCLQGVKFALTASQVPAVSKLDHDTLHLVWTEEKLQGQLDVLDRRWEISRRRALASFKSGDKQAAYRYVRQSKLFSQSRSRCTQLLERIEEVISLIASAESNKKVYEAIQIGILAMKDNNVSIDEVSIHMKEVDELVAAQREVEAALESVPLQSLDGEGDIEEEFNKLEAELQDDIPHIHVQEPMAPSNKESPDEVVESLSHNMSRIRLEPI, encoded by the exons ATGGCTTCCGGCGAGGGGGCCGGGGAGGGATGGGAGGCGGCGGTGCGGGCGGAGGTGGGCGCCGTTGCCTGGTGGGAAGACCCGGACAGCGCCGACCTCCGCGCCAGGTTCAAGGCTTTCACGGGGCAGCGCAGCGACTGGCCGCAGCCCACGGTCCTCTTCTGGAAGGACCTTCTCCTCCGTGTCGCTCGGAGACTCCGCGTCTGCTCCGCCCCTGCCCACCTC GTGACGAGCGCTTGGTTCGCGCGCCCCGGGGGGCTCACGCCGCTCTGCTTGCCGCAAGTTCTG GAAGAGATGCGTGCGGATGGGGACATACTGCTGAAATCCGAGCTGATCGATCCATCCTCAGGGAGCCTGCACCAGCTGGTCAGGAGGGTGAGCCTGATGACCATCGGCTCCAGGAGGACGGTTTCGCAGGAGGACATCCTCGTGTTCAAATTGTTGGTTGAG GAACGGGCTGCTGATATTGCTAGGCAATTGGGCGACTCTCATTGGACATCGACATGTGTTGTTACGATTAGCAAATTCAATAGCTTCTTTGTTGACCGGGAGGATGCTCATGTCGCATTGTGTTTTTTGACGCAATCTGGGAAAGCTAGGTACCTTTCAGGCAGGAAACAAGAACCTATTGAG TTGCATTCATGCCTGCAGGGTGTCAAGTTTGCACTCACTGCTTCACAAGTTCCTGCTGTATCCAAACTTGACCACGACACCTTGCACTTAGTATGGACAGAAGAGAAGTTGCAAGGACAGCTTGATGTGCTTGATCGCCGATGGGAGAT TTCAAGGAGAAGGGCATTGGCATCCTTCAAATCCGGAGATAAACAGGCTGCTTATCGTTATGTGAGGCAGTCTAAATTATTCTCACAAAGCCGGAGCAGATGCACACAGTTGTTGGAAAGGATTGAAGAAGTCATCAGTCTAATTGCTAGTGCTGAATCAAATAAGAAG GTCTATGAGGCAATACAAATTGGTATCTTGGCAATGAAGGACAACAATGTCAGCATAGATGAGGTTAGCATCCACATGAAGGAGGTTGATGAGCTTGTTGCTGCACAAAGAGAAGTTGAAGCTGCCCTTG AATCAGTACCTCTCCAGTCGTTAGATGGTGAAGGAGATATTGAGGAAGAGTTCAACAAGCTTGAAGCAGAATTGCAGGATGACATTCCACATATTCATGTTCAAGAACCAATGGCACCTTCCAACAAGGAATCACCTGATGAAGTGGTTGAATCATTGAGCCATAACATGTCAAGAATTAGACTGGAGCCCATCTAA
- the LOC8078134 gene encoding uncharacterized protein LOC8078134 isoform X2, with amino-acid sequence MASGEGAGEGWEAAVRAEVGAVAWWEDPDSADLRARFKAFTGQRSDWPQPTVLFWKDLLLRVARRLRVCSAPAHLVTSAWFARPGGLTPLCLPQVLEEMRADGDILLKSELIDPSSGSLHQLVRRVSLMTIGSRRTVSQEDILVFKLLVEERAADIARQLGDSHWTSTCVVTISKFNSFFVDREDAHVALCFLTQSGKARYLSGRKQEPIEGVKFALTASQVPAVSKLDHDTLHLVWTEEKLQGQLDVLDRRWEISRRRALASFKSGDKQAAYRYVRQSKLFSQSRSRCTQLLERIEEVISLIASAESNKKVYEAIQIGILAMKDNNVSIDEVSIHMKEVDELVAAQREVEAALESVPLQSLDGEGDIEEEFNKLEAELQDDIPHIHVQEPMAPSNKESPDEVVESLSHNMSRIRLEPI; translated from the exons ATGGCTTCCGGCGAGGGGGCCGGGGAGGGATGGGAGGCGGCGGTGCGGGCGGAGGTGGGCGCCGTTGCCTGGTGGGAAGACCCGGACAGCGCCGACCTCCGCGCCAGGTTCAAGGCTTTCACGGGGCAGCGCAGCGACTGGCCGCAGCCCACGGTCCTCTTCTGGAAGGACCTTCTCCTCCGTGTCGCTCGGAGACTCCGCGTCTGCTCCGCCCCTGCCCACCTC GTGACGAGCGCTTGGTTCGCGCGCCCCGGGGGGCTCACGCCGCTCTGCTTGCCGCAAGTTCTG GAAGAGATGCGTGCGGATGGGGACATACTGCTGAAATCCGAGCTGATCGATCCATCCTCAGGGAGCCTGCACCAGCTGGTCAGGAGGGTGAGCCTGATGACCATCGGCTCCAGGAGGACGGTTTCGCAGGAGGACATCCTCGTGTTCAAATTGTTGGTTGAG GAACGGGCTGCTGATATTGCTAGGCAATTGGGCGACTCTCATTGGACATCGACATGTGTTGTTACGATTAGCAAATTCAATAGCTTCTTTGTTGACCGGGAGGATGCTCATGTCGCATTGTGTTTTTTGACGCAATCTGGGAAAGCTAGGTACCTTTCAGGCAGGAAACAAGAACCTATTGAG GGTGTCAAGTTTGCACTCACTGCTTCACAAGTTCCTGCTGTATCCAAACTTGACCACGACACCTTGCACTTAGTATGGACAGAAGAGAAGTTGCAAGGACAGCTTGATGTGCTTGATCGCCGATGGGAGAT TTCAAGGAGAAGGGCATTGGCATCCTTCAAATCCGGAGATAAACAGGCTGCTTATCGTTATGTGAGGCAGTCTAAATTATTCTCACAAAGCCGGAGCAGATGCACACAGTTGTTGGAAAGGATTGAAGAAGTCATCAGTCTAATTGCTAGTGCTGAATCAAATAAGAAG GTCTATGAGGCAATACAAATTGGTATCTTGGCAATGAAGGACAACAATGTCAGCATAGATGAGGTTAGCATCCACATGAAGGAGGTTGATGAGCTTGTTGCTGCACAAAGAGAAGTTGAAGCTGCCCTTG AATCAGTACCTCTCCAGTCGTTAGATGGTGAAGGAGATATTGAGGAAGAGTTCAACAAGCTTGAAGCAGAATTGCAGGATGACATTCCACATATTCATGTTCAAGAACCAATGGCACCTTCCAACAAGGAATCACCTGATGAAGTGGTTGAATCATTGAGCCATAACATGTCAAGAATTAGACTGGAGCCCATCTAA
- the LOC110433966 gene encoding transcription factor APG-like isoform X2: MSDSNEFAELLWENGQAVVHGRRKQTQAAFPPFTCGAASSSRAQEKQPGTDPVALLKTGLFGDFSSGLDATRDNVDLDDTVPWINYPIVEEDTAAPALAESYSPDFFSELHAAAVAAAATNLSALPPPVQHTGNNNNRSTPVATTSRGPEPAKETHRIPIAGPATRPEPQAEFAATRKPRPEGGGEGLMNFSLFSRPAAMARASLQRPPQTGTDKASNVTTSTRVESTVLQSASGQRTAPVFADQRTPWSQSKEVRFSCAAAPTTATAGNLQQEMPRDMTPQKKVETRKASEVAVATSSVCSGNGAGIGNDESWRQQKRKSQAECSASQDDDLDDDSGGMRRSGSRGTKRSRTAEVHNLSERRRRDRINEKMRALQELIPNCNKIDKASMLDEAIEYLKTLQLQVQMMSMGSGLCIPPMLLPPTMQHLQIPPIAHFPHLGMGLGYGMGVLDMNSTAAVPFPPMPGAHFPCSMIPGTPPQGLGMPGRNTMPMFGVPGQAIHPSASSIQPFPSLAGLPVRPNLAPQASAVMANMVQEQQQGATQQQQSLNNEAQQGANTGDPQLQTTVQAENQHFSVPYSAQTESNQFLDGGGNRTDTTGRNEAET; this comes from the exons AT GTCCGACAGCAACGAGTTCGCCGAGCTGCTATGGGAGAACGGGCAGGCGGTGGTGCACGGGAGGAGGAAGCAGACGCAGGCCGCGTTCCCGCCCTTCACTTGCGGCGctgccagcagcagcagagctCAAGAAAAGCAGCCAGGTACCGACCCGGTGGCGCTGCTCAAGACGGGCCTCTTTGGCGACTTCTCTTCCGGCCTAGACGCCACCCGAGACAACGTTGATCTTGATGACACCGTACCATGGATCAACTACCCCATCGTCGAAGAAGACACCGCCGCACCTGCCCTCGCAGAGAGCTACAGCCCAGATTTCTTCTCGGAGCTCCATGCAGCGGCAGTTGCAGCGGCGGCGACGAACCTCAGCGCTCTGCCACCACCAGTCCAGCACAccggcaacaacaacaacagaaGCACACCGGTTGCCACCACCAGCAGAGGACCAGAACCCGCAAAGGAAACCCACCGCATACCGATTGCAGGTCCAGCCACCAGGCCTGAGCCACAAGCTGAGTTCGCGGCCACCAGGAAACCTCGGCCGGAGGGCGGCGGAGAGGGCTTGATGAATTTCTCCCTCTTCTCTAGGCCAGCAGCCATGGCGCGAGCAAGCCTGCAGAGGCCACCGCAGACAGGCACAGACAAGGCGTCCAATGTCACCACGAGCACCCGTGTGGAGTCGACGGTTCTACAGTCGGCCAGTGGGCAAAGAACTGCACCTGTGTTCGCAGACCAGAGGACGCCGTGGTCACAATCTAAGGAGGTGCGGTTTTCATGCGCAGCAGCACCGACAACGGCGACGGCTGGTAACCTGCAGCAAGAGATGCCCCGGGACATGACTCCGCAGAAAAAAGTTGAGACCAGGAAGGCTTCTGAGGTTGCAGTCGCTACTTCATCGGTCTGCTCCGGCAATGGTGCTGGAATAGGAAATGACGAGTCCTGGCGCCAACAAAAGAGGAAGAGTCAGGCCGAGTGTTCTGCAAGTCAAGATGAT GATCTTGATGATGACTCCGGTGGGATGCGAAGATCAGGCAGCAGAGGTACGAAGCGCAGCCGCACCGCGGAGGTGCACAATTTGTCCGAAAGG AGGAGAAGGGACAGGATCAATGAAAAAATGCGCGCCCTGCAAGAGCTCATCCCCAACTGCAACAAG attgacaaagCCTCCATGCTGGATGAAGCAATTGAGTACCTCAAAACCCTCCAGCTTCAAGTCCAG ATGATGTCCATGGGAAGTGGACTGTGCATTCCTCCCATGCTGCTGCCACCAACAATGCAGCACTTGCAAATTCCTCCGATTGCCCATTTCCCTCATCTCGGCATGGGGTTGGGTTATGGGATGGGCGTCCTCGATATGAACAGCACAGCAGCGGTTCCATTTCCACCCATGCCTGGTGCTCACTTCCCTTGTTCAATGATCCCAGGCACGCCACCACAAGGTCTTGGAATGCCTGGCAGAAACACGATGCCAATGTTTGGAGTCCCTGGGCAAGCAATCCATCCCTCAGCATCTAGCATACAGCCATTCCCATCTTTGGCGGGTCTTCCTGTTAGGCCAAACCTGGCACCTCAAGCTTCAGCCGTCATGGCTAACATGGTGCAGGAGCAACAGCAAGGGGCTACTCAGCAGCAGCAGAGCCTGAATAACGAAGCTCAACAGGGAGCAAATACAGGAGATCCTCAATTGCAGACTACCGTGCAG GCTGAGAACCAGCATTTTAGTGTGCCCTATTCAGCACAAACCGAAAGCAATCAGTTTTTGGATGGTGGTGGCAACAGGACAGATACTACAGGGAGAAATGAAGCTGAAACATAA
- the LOC110433966 gene encoding transcription factor APG-like isoform X1 encodes MMCAWCRSDSNEFAELLWENGQAVVHGRRKQTQAAFPPFTCGAASSSRAQEKQPGTDPVALLKTGLFGDFSSGLDATRDNVDLDDTVPWINYPIVEEDTAAPALAESYSPDFFSELHAAAVAAAATNLSALPPPVQHTGNNNNRSTPVATTSRGPEPAKETHRIPIAGPATRPEPQAEFAATRKPRPEGGGEGLMNFSLFSRPAAMARASLQRPPQTGTDKASNVTTSTRVESTVLQSASGQRTAPVFADQRTPWSQSKEVRFSCAAAPTTATAGNLQQEMPRDMTPQKKVETRKASEVAVATSSVCSGNGAGIGNDESWRQQKRKSQAECSASQDDDLDDDSGGMRRSGSRGTKRSRTAEVHNLSERRRRDRINEKMRALQELIPNCNKIDKASMLDEAIEYLKTLQLQVQMMSMGSGLCIPPMLLPPTMQHLQIPPIAHFPHLGMGLGYGMGVLDMNSTAAVPFPPMPGAHFPCSMIPGTPPQGLGMPGRNTMPMFGVPGQAIHPSASSIQPFPSLAGLPVRPNLAPQASAVMANMVQEQQQGATQQQQSLNNEAQQGANTGDPQLQTTVQAENQHFSVPYSAQTESNQFLDGGGNRTDTTGRNEAET; translated from the exons ATGATGTGTGCGTGGTGCAGGTCCGACAGCAACGAGTTCGCCGAGCTGCTATGGGAGAACGGGCAGGCGGTGGTGCACGGGAGGAGGAAGCAGACGCAGGCCGCGTTCCCGCCCTTCACTTGCGGCGctgccagcagcagcagagctCAAGAAAAGCAGCCAGGTACCGACCCGGTGGCGCTGCTCAAGACGGGCCTCTTTGGCGACTTCTCTTCCGGCCTAGACGCCACCCGAGACAACGTTGATCTTGATGACACCGTACCATGGATCAACTACCCCATCGTCGAAGAAGACACCGCCGCACCTGCCCTCGCAGAGAGCTACAGCCCAGATTTCTTCTCGGAGCTCCATGCAGCGGCAGTTGCAGCGGCGGCGACGAACCTCAGCGCTCTGCCACCACCAGTCCAGCACAccggcaacaacaacaacagaaGCACACCGGTTGCCACCACCAGCAGAGGACCAGAACCCGCAAAGGAAACCCACCGCATACCGATTGCAGGTCCAGCCACCAGGCCTGAGCCACAAGCTGAGTTCGCGGCCACCAGGAAACCTCGGCCGGAGGGCGGCGGAGAGGGCTTGATGAATTTCTCCCTCTTCTCTAGGCCAGCAGCCATGGCGCGAGCAAGCCTGCAGAGGCCACCGCAGACAGGCACAGACAAGGCGTCCAATGTCACCACGAGCACCCGTGTGGAGTCGACGGTTCTACAGTCGGCCAGTGGGCAAAGAACTGCACCTGTGTTCGCAGACCAGAGGACGCCGTGGTCACAATCTAAGGAGGTGCGGTTTTCATGCGCAGCAGCACCGACAACGGCGACGGCTGGTAACCTGCAGCAAGAGATGCCCCGGGACATGACTCCGCAGAAAAAAGTTGAGACCAGGAAGGCTTCTGAGGTTGCAGTCGCTACTTCATCGGTCTGCTCCGGCAATGGTGCTGGAATAGGAAATGACGAGTCCTGGCGCCAACAAAAGAGGAAGAGTCAGGCCGAGTGTTCTGCAAGTCAAGATGAT GATCTTGATGATGACTCCGGTGGGATGCGAAGATCAGGCAGCAGAGGTACGAAGCGCAGCCGCACCGCGGAGGTGCACAATTTGTCCGAAAGG AGGAGAAGGGACAGGATCAATGAAAAAATGCGCGCCCTGCAAGAGCTCATCCCCAACTGCAACAAG attgacaaagCCTCCATGCTGGATGAAGCAATTGAGTACCTCAAAACCCTCCAGCTTCAAGTCCAG ATGATGTCCATGGGAAGTGGACTGTGCATTCCTCCCATGCTGCTGCCACCAACAATGCAGCACTTGCAAATTCCTCCGATTGCCCATTTCCCTCATCTCGGCATGGGGTTGGGTTATGGGATGGGCGTCCTCGATATGAACAGCACAGCAGCGGTTCCATTTCCACCCATGCCTGGTGCTCACTTCCCTTGTTCAATGATCCCAGGCACGCCACCACAAGGTCTTGGAATGCCTGGCAGAAACACGATGCCAATGTTTGGAGTCCCTGGGCAAGCAATCCATCCCTCAGCATCTAGCATACAGCCATTCCCATCTTTGGCGGGTCTTCCTGTTAGGCCAAACCTGGCACCTCAAGCTTCAGCCGTCATGGCTAACATGGTGCAGGAGCAACAGCAAGGGGCTACTCAGCAGCAGCAGAGCCTGAATAACGAAGCTCAACAGGGAGCAAATACAGGAGATCCTCAATTGCAGACTACCGTGCAG GCTGAGAACCAGCATTTTAGTGTGCCCTATTCAGCACAAACCGAAAGCAATCAGTTTTTGGATGGTGGTGGCAACAGGACAGATACTACAGGGAGAAATGAAGCTGAAACATAA